From Malaya genurostris strain Urasoe2022 chromosome 2, Malgen_1.1, whole genome shotgun sequence:
AGCACAGATGGACGTAGACCACGGACCGAGCTTCAATGCCAAGTTGAAGAATGTCACCATCGAAGGCGTGAGGGATTTTGTGATCAAGAAACTGCGGCCCGATCTGTCCGAGAAGAGGTTCAACATCACTGCGAAATTGCCGAATCTGTTCGTTCGTGGGAAGTACAACTTGAACATGAATATCCTGTTGCTGAAAATTTCCGGTGATGGAAATTTCAACCTAACACTCGGTGAGATACTGCCGGATGATGATCCCGGATAGTAATTCAGAGATTAATCTGCTTCATTCCAGGCGACACCTTGGTCAGTTTGAAAATCCAATACTATCTGGACTCCAAGGATGGCAAGGATTACATGAAGTTCAAGCCGATCGACGTGCGGTTCAAGTTCGATAAAGCCGAGTTCTATCTGCAGAACTTGTTCAACGGCGATCCGGCTCTGGAAAAGATTGGCAACCAGGCGATCAACGCCAATCCACACCTCCTACTGGAAGAGGTTCGACCGTCCATCGAGGAGCACATGAAGGGATCGCTGACGCAAATTTCGAACATCGTCGTGCAAGGAGCCGAAGTGAAGGAACTGCTTCCACCGTAAGGTTGCACGTTGGACCGGGAAAGTTTTGGGATAAGTGTTCGGTTGTGAAAAGTGGAACtttgttgaagtttttttttccaataaattcAAAGGATTTTTGGTAATATCTAGTTTAATTGTATGAACTGTACTGaatcaatttaaaaattgcaagcCAACACCTCTGGGATAATTTAGCATACTTCATTTTGTGATGCCGATCGTTCGATAGAGCGGCTAATTTGCaccccaacaacaacaacaacaacaaccgttAATCATCTTCATCTCTTCGATCAAATCTCGATCAGATAGTTTTACGCGAATGATTTGAAATAGGCTAATGATTTCCCAAGATTTCCAGCACAATGAAATGATCAACTTCGATCTAAAAAATCATCAGTTGTATGAACAGTTGAGAAGATAATGGATCGCTTCCAGTCATTCCAGTAGGTTGTAATCATTGCTGCCACTGGTCGACTACAAGTGAAATCAAGATCGCCGATTTACTCGTGTTTGGTAGACACATCTATTACAGCTTCAACCACAAGTTTACCTCGGTTTTTAAGGTTTGAATTTATGGTATGACCTTTGAATTCGTAATTTGTTCCCGGAAACTCTTTGAACATAAATCATacagaaaaacaaatattttgcgTATTTATATGTCTCTTTTCGTTCACATATTTCGGTTAATTTTTTCATTAGGCCGtaaaagcaagtgacagtttctctttgtttactttctctactATTAATTAGAAAGAGGTGTCCATGTTTAACAATCAActttttgcataaaatgataccccAAAACATTCGACTTTGAAACAGAATTgtgaaacccaagaaaatctTTATAAGCATATCACAATAatagaaagagaaagtaaacaaagagagaccgtcacttgctcttacggccttctgaaaaatcaaccgaaataTTTGCAGCacaaaaacgaaaaagaaaTTACTATACAGTGTGGTATTTCCCTAATAACAGGTATCCATATCTGTTCAAGCACTCTACTCTCTCACTCTATCTTTCACTTACTGCCGATCAGACCGCCTACACGCTAACATCAACCTAGTCAATCTTATTGTAGGTTTCACCTAACTCAGCTCTTTAGTCTTGATTCTATTTTGAAGGTAAGTTaagttttcatttgaaattaaagtctcaatttttaaaaattcaacgCATTTTAGTTCAGTTTTACATCGACGGTGGCTTTCAATCAAAttgtcgattcaaacgattATTTCACATTACATTTAACATGTCGTGTAAGCTCCATTATTTTTTTCCTGTGTATGATTTGAATGGCTATTACTAgtattcataaactggaacaacatgtcaaaatttgagaacGGGTTTGAGTGAAATTTACTCAAGCTATAAGTTATTTTGCGTTTGATCGTACATTAGGGTTGAATTTTCGAACATTCAAGTGCATAGGGTCACGActctctatttcatctgagctcctatttccatcccaCCACTGTATGTCATAACTTTGAACGTGAATGTTCATTACGACCGAagtaaaaaaagtaaacaacCGTTTCTCAATTCACTATTGATTCTCTAAAAAATCTTTCTATACATTTGACGTATGTCGATATCAATGAAAATCAATCATCAATGCTACTGACGTCAATTGGCAATGTTTTCACCAATGTACCAAAGTATAAACAAAAGTGTATACGATGACTTACGACAAAATAGTTTTTCACGAAAAAGCAGATCTAGTATGATATTTTGAAAGTGAAACACTGcgactttcgcaaaaaaaacTTAACATACAGAAGCAAAACGACaaccattgaaaaaaaaaacaaaccaatcaCACTGTCTAATGTACGCGATCAAATTAGAAAGTACGACGTAAGTGtcgtactagttgaaaaaaggtttattttccgtcgcgaaaccattataaacacGTAAGCgtctatgtaaatcgttactgtgaattgatatagcagtaACATAGATGCTACAAGATTGAAACATACAATTTTTGCATTGATTTAGATAGCTATCGGTTGGTTCTCGCAACGCAATGATAGCGAAAATGCAACCtagaaaacttttgttggcttgaatatggcgaacacactatggagtcgcaagaagtgtataaaacataaataGGACCAGggtattactttttttttaaaactactttttggcTTAAATAATGAaaagcagaatagtcatttttgttctatgcactatcataaacatgaagaaaacaatatggagattgaacatcgattgtgataatattatgattctcatgatatatgaatttaaaataatgagaaatcactctacttgaattaattttgagcattctgaccacagggttatttcgttgtttattttctatatcttcataaacaaatcttgattgaaggcgcataaaaaaacccttcttaatccaccaagtggtgttataatgcctttctctttcttgaaaacagtctcatgaattttttatcattttataaaataatctCTGACACTAATTTAAGCTCAATTTTGAAGccaattaattaaaattaattaatcaaAAAAAACCCTTATTAATCCAGTAAGTGGAATTTtcgtagatcttgaaaaataacAGATAACActtaatctcgacgtttcatgcaatattaggacttttggcatcaaaaaatatgttcgatttcggaaatatcatcttatctccggaatcaaaagtcaAAGCCATTTGATCTTAGAACTTGATTAGTTCTAGAAGTTtcttaaaatcgattcagccatctctgagaaaattgagcggtaaaaatatcttcgaaaagtgcgcgcacacacacacagactcgTACGACGACGACGtactccgatctcgtcgaactgagtcgaatggtatataacactatgggtctccgaggctccgttcgaaagtcggttttccagcaattctaatacttttttATAAAGGCAGAaaggaaatagaaaaaaagcgagagaaaaaagaaaaatgaagaaagcaaattgaataaacgaaaatggaaagaaatagatttaaaaaaaaaaaatagaaaaagaaaAGGAATAATGAAGAAGGAGAAAAAAGAATTATTGATAGGAAAAGAGTcgataaaaaatgaaaacaggaaAAGGCAAAGCAAAGAAAAAAgtacgcgtagaaaaaaaagaagctGGAAAATAGAAAAGTGgaggaaaaaaagaaaatgaaaacggAAGATGGAAAAAGAAACAAAGAGAAAGAAAAGGTAAGAAGGAAACATATAAAAAGATGAAGGAAAACGGGAAATATAAACGGAAAGAAAGAAAAAGAGgtagaaggaaatggaaaaaTACAAATATCAATATAAAAAGGAatataaatattggaaaaatgagGAAAAGAATCAGAAAACAAGCAGACATTCACAGCTttacaaaaactaaaaacttgAGTACGAAAGTAGTAGATCGTCCTAATATTTTGGTTATTGAGAAAAGCAAGCCAGTACCggcaaattttaaaattctacATATCGTTACATGAGCAGAAGTGTaagtattatgaacaaaatattattcgtCATGATGCAGAAATTGATGGAAGACAGAAgagagaagacagaagacagaagacagaagacagaagacagaagacagaagacagaagacagaagacagaagacagaagacagaagacagaagacagaagacagaagacagaagacagaagacagaagacagaagacagaagacagaagacagaagacagaagacagaagacagaagacagaagacagaagacagaagacagaagacagaagacagaagacagaagacagaagacagaagacagaagacagaagacagaagacagaagacagaagacagaagacagaagacagaagacagaagacagaagacagaagacagaagacagaagacagaagacagaagacagaagacagaagacagaagacagaagacagaagacagaagacagaagacagaagacagaagacagaagacagaagacagaagacagaagacagaagacagaagacagaagacagaagacagaagacagaagacagaagacagaagacagaagacagaagacagaagacagaagacagaagacagaagacagaagacagaagacagaagacagaagattaTTTTACACATTTTCTCGGTTAAGCCGaaatgttacattcgtcgttttgaaaattttaaatgcttATTTAAGTTTCTGTTACACTTTCCTGGggaaagaaaataagaaaatggttttaaacCCTTCAGCGATCATgttttttccattgaaaaataaattcactttcCAATTTAGGTggaaacattttcgtctcaagttttACAGTTTGTCATATTTCTGAACATTTACTAATTGATTCGtcccaaaacatgatcactatttcacaaaattacaccactattcaatgttggatgacttcgtAATTAGTAATGTTTACTTTTCACTTGTTTACCCAATGaatgaaaactttcaaaaacctactttcgagaaaaacgcgttcattgtctataaaatcgaggaAAACAACTTATTACtttagggagcccgtagggtcgaaCACTCTCAAACAATCatgtatttgcatttgtatTTTGTTACAATAAAATATTGCAAGAATGTTTTGGCAAGTTTCTAAGTcattcgaagtagaaatcttgggcctgtgcgctgagctcttgcttcttcgcagaatgagaaaAGCATTGATAAAGACCCATAATTTCATTATaagtttcacagaatattcttgaaatgttttactataagaaaatatgaagaaataaataaatgatttttcgaaagtgttagaccctaccctacCCGACCCCACGaagtaaaatacactggtggcgtgataagacagttttggttgggttggtaattttctcacgaaattaagtttgGCGCgtcgggattcaagcatgtaaacataaacaaacgaccagttcagatcgggatttcacttctaagttactccagttgtcgcgcagcctggcgaatctttggcactattTGAAAATCGTCGAAATATAGGAAAttgtacacacatccgattctgttcatgtcgttggaggaaggatttggcggatcgcactgtggtatctattacagttatcatggataatggagtgattgtgctgtgggtagcatttcaaatgcaggtgatgaaaacgattgaaacatcccggaacaaaacactgAATTTCACtatcaatattttcgcaaacagagccaactctaaatattttcataaaagcaactcccggaatttgtttatgttttttcttcttcacgtctctctgttattccaaaataaaatgacaaccgcactaacacatagaaaacctgtcttaatccacctagtggtgtaatgatgcctttctcatgtacatataatattgtggtattctattcaaaaattttctcttcgatttttgaaagaaaccaagtgattgtttatgtataacatacagaataaaacagtgctttgattgcgtaagccatcctttagagaacgaaatgggttcactattatatgcacttccggcaccggaacccgaaaaccggtatagtcaaagtcggttcgtacggccaccaactaacatgacacacaaactcttctagtacgcactctataactccggaaccggaagtcggatccggatgaaatgcaggaattccgtatgggaccacgagacctttcattttaatcctagtttgtcaaaatcggttcagccatctccgagaaaacctagtgagattatttgacacatacacacacacatacatacacacacacacacacacacacagacattgctcagctcgatgaactgagtcgaatggtatatgacacttggccctccgggccaattttcactagtcggtttttcaag
This genomic window contains:
- the LOC131431760 gene encoding circadian clock-controlled protein daywake-like, with the protein product MRWLGVGFVLILNLAVGFSVLPSTLQVCSISDPNLSQCIINVVDSLRPNIASGNYGDGRVAPSLDPYSIAQMDVDHGPSFNAKLKNVTIEGVRDFVIKKLRPDLSEKRFNITAKLPNLFVRGKYNLNMNILLLKISGDGNFNLTLGDTLVSLKIQYYLDSKDGKDYMKFKPIDVRFKFDKAEFYLQNLFNGDPALEKIGNQAINANPHLLLEEVRPSIEEHMKGSLTQISNIVVQGAEVKELLPP